The Lysobacterales bacterium sequence TTGCCGCGCCTGGCTGCCAGAGAACAGGGATTCCCCGAGGTCGATGCGGGCGCCGCGATTGAGCAGGAAATCCATGGTCATTTCCAACGCTTCGCCGGAGCGCGTCCTGCTCAACAGGTCTCCCGCGATCGTCATCGCTGCGGGCAGATCGGTTTGGGCCAGCTCATTCAGCCCCGATGCACGGTAGACATCATCGGTGTGGGGAAGCGCATCAGCGTCGCGTTCGATCACCTCCCTCGGTTCGACGATGGCACCATCACAGAACCGTTCGAGGAAAGCGAGTTGGGCCTGCTTCGAGGGGTCATTGCGGAACTCATCCGGGTTCTTGGCCAGTCGCTTCCTATCCAGCTGCAAGGCGATGCCGCAGGTGAATCGCGCCACTCGGCGCTGCGAAAGCCCCTCCGATGTTTGCTGCCAGTAGGGATCGCCGACCTTGGTGAGCAATTCGGCGTAGCTACTGACTTGGCCGGGGTGGCGCGTGCCCGTGCCCGTGTCCAGAGCATCAACGCCCGAGTACGATGGCGGCGATGGGTTCGCTGGAACCGCAGGCTCATGCTCCGGTGCAGTAGCGTTGCCGGCAACGGATGTCGCCATTGAACCGTTCCCTGCCTCGGACTTCTCCTCGGTCATCTGTGCCGGACCGGCCCACCAATGGGCGAGCCCTCCGAGGAGGAGGGCCGCCACTGCGAATGCCAGCAGAACGCGCATACGACTACTCACAGCTTGAAAAGGGATCAGGCTCGAACTGATCCGCCCCGAAAATTCCGTTTCGGAGCCAGGTCCAGGATCCGTTGGAAAGCACCAACTCGACCTCGCCCAAATGCGGGATCATCCCATTCTCCTCCAGTGCAAACTGCACAACATCCTGGAGAATTCCGGGGTCAGTGCTGCAGCTGTATATGTGACTGGCGTCTACCTCGGAGCCGTCCTCCTTCACATAGACGCCGCTGTGCACTTCGTACCCAGGACGCTCAGGAAGGCCGCCACCGCCTCCGCCACCGTAGTAGTAGGGGTCGGGATCGGGATTGTGGTTTCCGCCACCGCCCCCGGATCCACCGCCCCCTTCGTAGTACCAGCAATACAGGTAGTTTTGGCTGCCGCCACCGCCGGAGACCGAGCCGGACTGGCAGTGCCAGCCCGATCCGGTGTCGATCATGGCGTTGGTCTGCACTGGAAGTGCGAGACAGAGCAGGAAAACAAGCGAAGAGACGGTTCGAAGCAGCATGGACGAATCCCTGTGATTGGGTGGGCAGGCGCGACTCCTGATCGCGCGGCGCGCACCGTAGCCAGAGGGGGGGGGGGGGCTGTCAACAGTTTGTTGCATTGATCAACATCGGTTCAAACGCCTCACGAAGTATCCCTTAGGTTGTAGCGCGGGGGAGATTCCGGCTAGCCCAAATCCCCGAAGCGCGTTTGCAAGGCGGCGATGGCGGCGAGGCCGGCGGTTTCGGTGCGTAGGATGCGCGGGCCGAGGGTGATGCGCTGGAAGCGGGCCTGTTCGAGTACGGCCAGGTCGCGGTCGGAGAAGCCGCCTTCGGGGCCGATGGCGATGGCGACGCTGTCGCGGCACTCGATGCGCGACAGCGTCTCGCCGCCGTCCGGGTGCAGCACCAGGCGGGTGTCGTCGCCGTCGGCGAACAGGCGCGCTAGCGGCAGCGGATTGTTCTCGGGCGCATCACGCTGACGCTGGAGCTGCCGCGACTCCTATCGACTGGCGGCTTCGCGCAAGTCGAATCGGTTCTCAGGGGCCGGGCGACAATGTCGTCTCGGCGTCGGTGCGGCGCATGCGCAAGAGTTGGTTCGAAATCTCCTGGGCGGCTTCGTAGATCTGCGGGCTGTAGGTTCGCTGCCAGACGGTTTGCAACGAGATCCCGGGCCGACAGAGCCCAGCATGTTCGCAGCCGACCCATGCGCGCAAGGAATCCGCGCCACATTGTCCGGTCAGTTGGCAGGATGCCATTTGCGCGGCGAGGGACTGGGCAGTACGCAGAGATTGCCGCGCCTGGTTTCCGGAGAACAGGGATTCGCCGAGGTCGATGCGGGCACCGCGATTGAGCAGGAAATCCATGGTCATTTCCAGTGCTTCGCCGGAGCGCGTCTTGCTCAACAGGTCACCCGCGATCGTCATCGCTGCGGGCAAGTCGGTTTCTGCCAATTCGATCAGCCCCGACGCACGGTAGACATCGTCGGTGTGTGGAAGCGCATCGGCGTCGCGTTCAATTACATCCCGCGACTCCGCGATCACGCCGTCACAGAACCGTCCGAGGAAGGCGAGTTGGGCCTGCTTCGAGGGGTCATTGCGGAACTCATCCGGGTTCTTGGCCAGTCTCCTCCGGTCCAGCATCAAGGCGATAGCGCAGGTGGAGTAGGCCTTGCGACGAAGCGAAATTCCCTCCGATGTTTGCCGCCAGTAGGGATCGCCGACCTTGGCGAGCAATTCGGCGTAGCTGCCGACATGGCTGGGGTGGCGTGTGCCCGCTTCGGTGCGCACGCCCGGACCCGGCGCATCATTGCCCGAGTGCGATCGTGGCGATGCGTTCGCCGGAACTTCGATCTCAGGCTTCGGCGGGGCGGAGTTGCCGGCACCGGGAGCCAAGCTTGAGCCATTGCCGGCCGCGGACGACTCCGCGGTCACCTGCGCCGGATTGGCCCACCAATGGGCGAGCCCTCCGAGAAGGAGGGCCGTCACTGCGAATGCCAGCAGAAGGCGCGCCCGACTACTCACAGTTTGAATCGACCACTGCATCGAACTGATCTGCGCCCCCGATGTTGTTTCGGAACCAGGTCCAGGAGCCGTTGGAGAGCACCAGCTCGACCTCGCCGTAGCGCGGGATCATCCCGTTCTCTTCCAGTGCAGACTGCACGACATCCTGGAGAATTCCGTACGGAGTGCTGCAGCTGTACATGTGACTGGCATCGACCACGGAGCCGTCCTCCTTCACGTAGACGCCATTGTGCACTTCGTACCCAGGACGCGCAGGAAGGCCAGTAACGCCACCGCCGCCGCCATAGTAGTAGGGGTCGGGATCGGGGTTGTAGCTCCCTCCGCCTCCGCCTCCGCCGCCGCCATCGTAGTACCAGCAGTACAGGTAGGTTTGACTGCTGCCGCCGCCAGAGGTCGATCCGGACTGGCAGTGCCAGCCCGATCCGCTGTCAATCATGGCGTTGGTCCGCACAGGAAGTGCGAGACAGAGCAGGAAAACAAGCGAAGAGACGGTTCGAAGCAGCATGGACGAATCCCTGTGATTGGGTGGGCAGGCGCGACTCCTGATCGCGCGGCGCGCACCGTAGCCAGAGGGGGGGGGGCTGTCAACAGTTTGTTGCATTGATCAACATCGGTTTCCGATGCTCTGAGGGTTCTCCCGACCGTGGTGCTGGGGAGGTTTCGACTACCCCAAATCCCCGAAGCGCGTTTGCAAGGCGGCGATTGCGGCGAGGCCGGCGGTTTCGGTGCGCAGGATGCGCGGGCCGAGGGTGATGCGCTGGAAGCGGGCCTGTTCGAGTACGGCCAGGTCGCGGTCGGAGAATCCGCCTTCGGGGCCGATGGCGATGGCGACGGTATCGCGGCACTCGATGCGCGACAGCGTCTCGCCGCCGTCCGGGTGCAGCACCAGGCGGGTGTCGTCGCCGTCGGCGAACAGGCGCGCGGCGCGCTCCAGCGGCAGCGGCGATTCGATCTGCGGCAGTTGCGCGCGGCCGCATTGTTCGCAGGCGGACTCGATCACGCGCTGCCAGTGCAGGATGCGCTTGTCGGCGCGATCTTCGTCGAGACGCACCTCGGTGCGGTCGCTGCTGACCGGCACGATCTTGACCACGCCGAGCTCGGTCGCCTTCTGCAGGATCAGGTCCATTTTTTCTCCGCGCGCGATCGCCTGCACCAGCGTCACCGCCAGCGGCGATTCGGTGCTCACCACATCGACCCGGTTCAGCAGCACGCGCGCCTCGCGCTTGCCGAGGCTGATCTGCCCGGCGTAGTCGTGGCCATCGCCATTGAACAGGGTCACCGCGTCGCCTTCGCGCAGACGCAGCACGCGCACCGCGTGGTTGGCCGCGGCTTCGGAGAGGATCGCGGCCTGGCCGGATTGCAGGGGTTGGTCGACGAACAGACGG is a genomic window containing:
- a CDS encoding RNA methyltransferase gives rise to the protein MPLARLFADGDDTRLVLHPDGGETLSRIECRDSVAIAIGPEGGFSDRDLAVLEQARFQRITLGPRILRTETAGLAAIAALQTRFGDLG
- a CDS encoding 16S rRNA (uracil(1498)-N(3))-methyltransferase; its protein translation is MRRIRLFVDQPLQSGQAAILSEAAANHAVRVLRLREGDAVTLFNGDGHDYAGQISLGKREARVLLNRVDVVSTESPLAVTLVQAIARGEKMDLILQKATELGVVKIVPVSSDRTEVRLDEDRADKRILHWQRVIESACEQCGRAQLPQIESPLPLERAARLFADGDDTRLVLHPDGGETLSRIECRDTVAIAIGPEGGFSDRDLAVLEQARFQRITLGPRILRTETAGLAAIAALQTRFGDLG